Proteins from one Amycolatopsis endophytica genomic window:
- a CDS encoding class I SAM-dependent methyltransferase produces the protein MGEIDLRRRRGDYGFDGDFRVVPPFGQAVVAVTVFTVMAGFTVFDIITGRTVAAVIGGLITVWLAFTAASYAYTSRVGKFRVWAPLLTGLGLRGDEDLLDLGCGRGAVLLAAAELLPAGRATGIDLWRPDQTGNSPETTRRNAELEGVAARVTLCSGDMTQLPYEDRSFDIVLSSFALHHIPDAAGREAAIDEAVRVLRPGGRIVLADLAHTRTYLARLRALGLVGAERGNLGPRVWWGGPWFPSHLVTATKPDV, from the coding sequence ATGGGCGAGATCGACTTGCGCCGCCGTCGCGGTGACTACGGTTTCGACGGCGATTTCCGGGTCGTGCCGCCGTTCGGGCAAGCGGTCGTCGCCGTCACCGTGTTCACCGTCATGGCCGGCTTCACCGTGTTCGACATCATCACCGGGCGGACCGTCGCCGCCGTCATCGGCGGGCTGATCACGGTCTGGCTGGCGTTCACGGCGGCCTCGTACGCCTACACCTCGCGCGTCGGCAAGTTCCGGGTGTGGGCACCACTGCTCACCGGACTCGGGCTGCGCGGCGACGAGGACCTGCTCGACCTCGGATGCGGACGCGGCGCGGTCCTGCTCGCCGCGGCGGAACTGCTCCCCGCGGGCCGCGCCACCGGAATCGATTTGTGGCGGCCGGATCAGACGGGCAACTCGCCGGAAACGACCCGCCGCAACGCCGAACTGGAGGGCGTCGCCGCACGTGTCACGTTGTGCAGCGGCGACATGACCCAGTTGCCGTACGAGGACCGGAGCTTCGACATCGTCCTCAGCAGCTTCGCGCTGCACCACATCCCGGACGCCGCCGGACGCGAGGCCGCGATCGACGAGGCGGTGCGTGTCCTGCGTCCCGGCGGGCGCATCGTCCTCGCCGACCTCGCGCACACCAGGACCTACCTCGCGCGCCTGCGGGCACTCGGGCTGGTCGGCGCGGAGCGCGGCAACCTGGGCCCGCGAGTCTGGTGGGGCGGGCCCTGGTTCCCCAGCCATCTCGTCACGGCCACCAAACCCGACGTTTGA
- a CDS encoding FAD-dependent oxidoreductase, which yields MGSDCEVLVVGGGCGGVAAALSAAMLGRRVVLTEATGRLGGQLTSQAVPPDENAWVETFGSTQSYRLMRSRVRDRYRADPGLTAEARALPELNPGEGWVSALCAEPVVVGEVLDELLAPLVRAGNLEIRYHRTPVAAATTGDRVDAVTFASPEGAESVSASYVIDATEEGDVLPLAGCEHVLGSESAADTGEPHALDGPADPFDQQALTWCAALEWDPDGSHVVPRPGDYDFWRGYRAPFWPGPQLGWTTQEPETGEPLSRPLFGEGQDLWRFRRIRSGRLWDPPRPDVTLVNWPQIDYWLAPVTGVEPEERAARLAQARSLTSSFVHWLQTEAGYPALRPAGEPLGTPDGLALAPYVRESRRIRAEFTVLEQHVGVEARAGIGQAEQFADSVGVGCYRIDLHPSTGGRGYLDIACHPFQIPLGALLPVRTENLLAGGKCLGVTHVTNGCYRLHPVEWNTGEAAGALAAFALENGVPPRAVRSRPGLLADFQARLAKLGVPLEWPEPVRGVVR from the coding sequence ATGGGTTCCGACTGCGAGGTGCTGGTGGTCGGCGGCGGCTGCGGCGGCGTGGCCGCGGCACTGTCGGCGGCGATGCTCGGCCGCCGCGTGGTGCTGACCGAGGCGACCGGGCGGCTCGGCGGTCAGCTGACTTCGCAGGCCGTGCCGCCCGACGAGAACGCGTGGGTGGAGACGTTCGGCAGCACCCAGTCCTACCGGCTGATGCGGTCCCGGGTCCGTGACCGGTACCGCGCGGACCCCGGACTGACCGCCGAAGCACGCGCGCTGCCCGAGCTGAACCCTGGCGAGGGCTGGGTGAGCGCGCTGTGCGCCGAACCCGTCGTCGTCGGCGAGGTGCTGGACGAGCTGCTCGCGCCGCTGGTGCGCGCGGGAAATCTCGAGATCCGGTACCACCGCACGCCGGTCGCCGCGGCCACGACGGGCGACCGGGTGGACGCGGTGACGTTCGCGTCGCCGGAAGGCGCGGAGTCGGTGAGCGCGTCGTACGTGATCGACGCGACCGAAGAGGGCGACGTGCTGCCGCTGGCGGGATGTGAGCACGTGCTCGGCTCGGAGAGCGCGGCGGACACGGGTGAGCCGCACGCGCTGGACGGCCCGGCCGATCCGTTCGACCAGCAGGCACTCACGTGGTGCGCCGCGCTGGAGTGGGACCCGGACGGCTCGCACGTCGTGCCACGCCCCGGCGACTACGACTTCTGGCGTGGTTACCGGGCGCCGTTCTGGCCGGGGCCGCAGCTGGGGTGGACGACGCAGGAGCCGGAGACGGGCGAGCCGCTGAGCCGGCCGTTGTTCGGCGAGGGGCAGGACCTGTGGCGGTTCCGCCGGATCCGGAGTGGACGGTTGTGGGATCCGCCACGCCCTGATGTGACGCTGGTGAACTGGCCGCAGATCGACTACTGGCTGGCGCCGGTGACCGGGGTGGAGCCGGAGGAGCGAGCGGCGCGTCTCGCGCAGGCGCGGTCGCTGACGTCGTCCTTCGTGCACTGGCTGCAGACCGAGGCGGGGTATCCGGCGCTGCGTCCGGCCGGGGAGCCGCTGGGCACCCCGGACGGCCTGGCGCTCGCGCCGTACGTGCGGGAGAGCCGCCGCATCCGGGCCGAGTTCACGGTGCTGGAGCAGCACGTCGGGGTCGAGGCACGCGCCGGGATCGGGCAGGCCGAACAGTTCGCCGACTCCGTCGGGGTCGGCTGCTACCGGATCGACCTGCACCCGAGCACCGGGGGCCGCGGCTACCTCGACATCGCCTGCCATCCGTTCCAGATCCCGCTCGGTGCGCTGCTGCCGGTGCGGACGGAAAACCTTCTGGCGGGCGGCAAGTGCCTCGGCGTCACCCACGTGACCAACGGCTGCTACCGGCTGCACCCGGTGGAGTGGAACACCGGCGAGGCGGCCGGAGCGCTGGCGGCGTTCGCGCTGGAGAACGGCGTGCCCCCGCGGGCGGTGCGTTCGCGGCCGGGCCTGCTGGCGGATTTCCAGGCCCGGCTGGCGAAGCTCGGAGTCCCGCTGGAGTGGCCGGAACCGGTGCGAGGCGTGGTGCGCTAG
- a CDS encoding carbohydrate ABC transporter permease gives MSRTVSRVVLYAFLVVLSVPLVFPFLWMIASALKLPGDVLASPPQLIPRDITWDNVRTVFAFQPFARQIYNSLYIAVLVALFTCALSLLSGYAFARLRFPGRNVIFFLFLSALMLPVEVTLIPNFTLMKDLGLADTHVPLLALPVFGATGVTGIFLMRQFIQALPVELEEAAMIDGMGRARVLWHLILPLTRPMLATIGIIAFLYSWNSFLEPLVFVNRSELYTVPLALTALTDTSGNPLWGPQMAATAMSTVPLVIAYLVARRQITDSLAQSGVK, from the coding sequence GTGAGTAGGACCGTCAGCCGCGTGGTGCTCTACGCGTTCCTGGTGGTGCTGTCGGTGCCGCTGGTGTTCCCGTTCCTGTGGATGATCGCCAGCGCGCTCAAACTGCCCGGGGACGTGCTCGCCTCGCCACCCCAGCTCATCCCCCGCGACATCACGTGGGACAACGTCCGGACCGTCTTCGCGTTCCAGCCGTTCGCCAGGCAGATCTACAACAGCCTCTACATCGCGGTCCTGGTCGCGTTGTTCACGTGCGCGCTGTCGCTGCTGTCCGGCTACGCGTTCGCGCGGTTGCGCTTCCCCGGACGGAACGTGATCTTCTTCCTGTTCCTGAGCGCGCTGATGCTGCCGGTCGAGGTCACGCTGATCCCGAACTTCACGCTGATGAAGGACCTCGGGCTGGCCGACACGCACGTGCCGCTGCTGGCGCTGCCGGTGTTCGGCGCGACCGGGGTCACCGGGATCTTCCTGATGCGCCAGTTCATCCAGGCGCTCCCGGTCGAACTGGAGGAGGCGGCGATGATCGACGGGATGGGGCGGGCGCGGGTCCTGTGGCACCTGATCCTGCCGCTGACCCGCCCGATGCTCGCGACCATCGGCATCATCGCCTTCCTCTACAGCTGGAACTCGTTCCTGGAACCGCTGGTGTTCGTCAACCGCAGCGAGCTGTACACGGTGCCGCTCGCGCTGACCGCGCTCACCGACACCAGCGGAAACCCGTTGTGGGGACCGCAGATGGCGGCGACGGCGATGTCGACCGTGCCACTGGTGATCGCCTACCTGGTGGCCAGGCGGCAGATCACCGACAGTCTCGCCCAGTCTGGCGTGAAGTGA
- a CDS encoding siderophore-interacting protein: MAGKSRPAVRLRVLRTQRLTPHMIRIVAGGPGLADFEPNGFADAYVKMLFPQEGVEYPQPFDMGVIRAEMPREQWPVMRTYTVRYYDANAGELALDFVHHGDQGLGGPWAAAARPGDELLLAGPGGAYAPGEEADWHLLAGDESALPAIAVALEAMPAGVPVRVFVEVADPAEEQPLVTKGDAQIQWLHRAAGHDLVSAVRALDFPGGTVQAFVHGEAGAVKELRRLLLDERGVAREMLSISGYWRRGRTDEEWRAEKAAERAAEEAGR; encoded by the coding sequence ATGGCAGGCAAGTCCCGGCCCGCGGTCCGGTTGCGGGTGCTGCGCACCCAGCGGCTGACCCCGCACATGATCCGCATCGTCGCCGGCGGGCCCGGTTTGGCCGATTTCGAGCCGAACGGGTTCGCCGACGCGTACGTCAAGATGCTGTTCCCGCAGGAGGGTGTGGAGTACCCCCAGCCGTTCGACATGGGCGTCATCCGCGCCGAGATGCCGCGCGAGCAGTGGCCGGTGATGCGGACGTACACGGTGCGCTACTACGACGCCAATGCCGGTGAGCTGGCGCTGGACTTCGTGCACCACGGCGACCAGGGGCTCGGTGGCCCGTGGGCCGCGGCCGCGCGGCCGGGGGACGAACTGCTGCTGGCCGGCCCCGGTGGCGCCTACGCGCCCGGTGAGGAGGCGGACTGGCACCTGCTGGCCGGCGACGAGAGCGCCCTGCCCGCGATCGCGGTGGCGCTGGAGGCGATGCCCGCGGGCGTGCCGGTGCGGGTGTTCGTCGAGGTGGCGGACCCGGCGGAGGAACAACCACTGGTCACCAAGGGGGACGCGCAGATCCAGTGGCTGCACCGCGCCGCGGGGCACGACCTGGTGAGTGCCGTGCGGGCACTGGACTTCCCCGGGGGCACGGTGCAGGCATTCGTCCACGGTGAGGCCGGAGCGGTCAAGGAGTTGCGCCGGCTGCTGCTCGACGAGCGCGGCGTGGCCAGGGAGATGCTCTCGATCTCCGGCTACTGGCGCCGGGGCAGGACCGACGAGGAGTGGCGGGCGGAAAAGGCGGCGGAGCGCGCCGCGGAGGAGGCTGGCCGCTGA